From the genome of Pseudomonas mohnii:
GCGCTAACTTGGCGAGCCATGTCACCAAGCTGGCCGGCGGTCATGCCGGCAGAATTACCAGTTAGGATCAGCGACTTGCTGTACGCATCAGCCTCTTGGCTGCCTTTGTAGTAGGCGACTCCAAGACCCACAGCGGCTGCTGCCGCCAGAGTGAATGGATTAATCAGGCCAGCGACATAGCCACCCATGGCCTTCGCCGCTGGGCCGATGCCGCCGAACATATCCTTGAGCTGACCGCCCTGCTGGATGAGGACAGTCATCGGCGCTTGGCCGCCTTGCAGGCTGGTGAAAATATCCGTGAACTGCGCAGGGAGCTGACGCAGCGCCGCAGTTGTCTGCGCGGAAGAAACACCGGTTTTCTGAAGGCTGTCGTCGAAAGTGCCGAGTCGTTGTCGGGCCTGATCCAGCTTCGCGGTGTACTTGGCGAACTCTCCGTCAGGCAAAATTCCAGCGGCGTTAAATTTGGAGAGCTGGTCCTGGGCTGTGTCGAGCTTTTTCAGTGCCGCAACTGTCGGATCGATCTTGCCGAGCAGCTCTGCGAGATCCCTCGCTTGCGCTTCCGTAGCAGCAGACGCCTTTTGCGAGGATGCAGTGCTTCGATCTGTAGCAACGGCGAGAGCATCAGACTCCGCCTTGAAGCGCTTCTGCATCGCAGCGTAATCAGTGCCTGAAGATTTCGCCGCTTCAAGTGCAGACGTATTGCTGCTAATGCTGGCCGTGACTCGCTGGTAATACTCGCTAGCGTCCAGGGATGATTTGGCCATGGCGGTAAGACGGGCCAGTGCAGCATCAGCCGACTCGGACAGTTTGCCTTCGGCAGATGACAGGCCATTAGCGGCAGCTGCAGCCTTATCAAACCCAGCGGCAATACCAGCTGCAGCCTTCCCAGTCTTTTCGCTGGACTGAGCAATCTTGTCCTGTGCAGCGCTCACCGCCTCGCTCTGTGCCCGGTAGCTGCCCATTGAGGCGGCAGCGGACTGAAACGAACTGGACGCCGCCGAAATAGAGCGCCCGATATCTGCCATCAATTTGGCGGTAGCGTCTTGCTTGGCGTTGAGTGTCTGTAGCTCTTTGGCAATCTGCTGAGTATTGGTTGCCATACCGCCGATTGCCTGCTCCCAGGCCCTGCCGGTGCGCTTGACGCTGTCCTCGCTCCGCTTGCCGGCCTCCGTCATCTTGTCGAGGTCGTCAGCGGCCTGCGCGGCATCGGAGGAATCGACGCGAATCCCTAGCTCGGCAATCGAGGTCATGTGTTTCTCCGGGCAATAAAAAACCGGCTCGAGGCCGGCTTTGAGGCAATAAAAAACCCGCCTAAGCGGGTTCGGTGGTTCTGGGTATTGCTTCTATATCTTGCAGCGCATCGCTCCAGCTGAAACCTGCTCGCTCAACTGGCGCGCAGCGTCATCGATAGCCACAGCCATTGCCTCTTCAAGCTCGGGAAAGCCTATGGCTGCGTAGTTCATGTTCTTGGAACTACGGCCTACTACTGAAAGCCGCTGCTTTTCGCCGCCGCAATACGAAACATCAGCGCCAACCTTGATCATTGCCACCGTGTCAGCAGTCATGGCGAACGACGCGAGAGGGATAAACATCCCGGTGCGGTGGGCCGCAGCGTCGTCTGTACCAAGCTCAATGTCAGCACTGACGGGCTCAATCTTTACCGAAGCCGGAGCGCCGTCGTCCCGGTCACCAATCCGAGTGTCAGGCATGGCCGAAGATACGTAGGACTGAATCGACTTAGTCAGCGGGGAGCCTACGGCTACATCCAGCTTTGCCGAACTCCACTTATTGCCAACAGGCTTGACCTGGATGACCTTCTGCTGGAATTGCTGGCCAGCCACAATCTGAGCTGTTGCACCCTTCACAGGTGTGACAATTAGCTGCTGACCTTTCGGCTTTGGCGCGATCTGAACAGCAGAACAACCAGCCAGCAAAGCAACCAGACACAGCGCAACAATTCCCTTCATGGCGACATCCTCGATTAAGTTCCGGCAATCTACCACTATCGCGAGACACCTCCAAAACGCGCCTATCTCTCACGTTTGACTTGCATTACCTCAAGCGCCGCCATTTCCATGGTGCGGATATCTTCGAAGGTGTGGATTCGCTCAGCCTTGGGGATACCCTGTAGTCGCATTACAGGCTCAAGCGCCACGTAGTCGAGGCCGGTAGCCCCAGCCATGCCCGTACGCCACTGTGTCTGCATCGCTGCAAAGCACTCGAAGGACGCCCAGCAATCCGGCCACACCTCGACTTCTACCTCGAAGTCTTCAGCGCTGAATCCGAACGCCGCCATTTCATCCTCGGCCGCCGCGCCCTGATACAGGGCGCGAGCCGAGGCGATCAGTTTTTTTGGCGAGCCTGCTTCAGCTCATCGTGATAGGCGACCAGCAGAACCATCGGCGCACCGTAGAAGTTCTGGATCAGCAATTCCAGCGACTCGCGGTTGAATGGGTCTTCGATGTTCCAGCCGACCAGGATGTCTTCAAGCATTTCCAGATCGGTCATCTTCGCCATGGTTTTTCCCCACGCCGCGAGTTGATCACGGGTGCGGTGCTTGAATTCGAATTCAAGCTCGACGGATTCGCCGCCGTGTACTGGCATCTGGATCTTTGCTTTGAAGGTTGGCTTTACTGCGAGGCTGAACTTGGCCATGTGTGGCTCCTTATGGGGTCAGAAAATAAGGCGGGGGAACGTCTCCCCCACCTTTGCCGCTATTTAAGAGGCGTAACGGGTTGGACGGGACAGCAGGGAGAAGGACGAGTTAACGGTGTCGACCTGGCCCTTGTTCTTGGTCGGCGTCTCGTTCAACGACACATAGCCGTAGTAGTAAATCTTCGAGCCGTTCTTGTTCACCATCATCAGAGGGCGAATGGCGCGGGCATCAGCAGCCTTTTTCAGGGCCTGATAACCGACCAAAGATGGGTCATCGCCGATCTCCATGGACAGGCTCTGCGCCGAGTACATGGTCGGGATCTGGATCTCGAAGTCTGCTTCCAGCGGCGACACGGTGGCGTACTGCTGATCGCCGCCCGAGGTGCTGATGCCGATCACCTGGGTGATCTGGGTAAAGGTCAGCACTTTGGTTGCGCTGCCAGCCGAGGTGCCAGCAGGGAATGCGGTGGTATCGCTGGTGTCCAGGCCTTCAAGCTCGAAGGTGCTGGCCAGTGGGTTGGCTACGCGAAATACGCGCTCGTTGATGCGCTGCCAGCCGCTCTTTACGGTGATGATGTCGCCAGCCGACAGGCTGTGACCGGCTGCGGTTGCAACGGCGGTTGTGGCGTTGCTGATCGCGGTGATCGATACCGGGGTGCCGAAGGTGGTGCCCAGGTGAATGGTGGTGCCGTCAGGGATCGAGAAAGCTATGGTAGTTCCTTTGCGGCCGCATGGACCGACGCTGAGTTTCGCCCGAACGGGCAATAAAAAACCCGCTCAAGGCGGGTTGTGGTGTTGCGGCAACTGGGTCAGTTGGTGTCGAGCCGGTAGCTGAATGACGCCGGGATGCTGATCAGGCCATCAGTAATAATCGGGGCGACAATGCTCATCGGGGTCATCACCTGCACGCCTACAGCGCCAAACCTGGCATTGAGCGGGAAGTGGTCGGCGAGCTCCTGAGCAATTTCGTCGCCGTCCCCAGTGCCATCACCCGCCGGGAAGATGACGTTGATTTGGAATGTCCCGGAGTACAGGCGATGGTCCCCCTCAAGCGTGAGGCTATCCGTCAACGCCGGAATGGCATGACAAGACAAGTACATGCCCGACGGCCTTTCGAAGGCTTGGCCCGGATAGGCCACTGGCAGTGCCTTGTCATTGGCGTAGACCTCCAGTGCGGCCTCGAAGGCGCGCTTGATCAGGGCTTGGGACATTAGGTTTTCCTGCGAGCAAGAATCTCGCTGACGATGGATTGGAATCGGTCGACGGTGATGCGGACCATCCCGCCCGGCGCCTGCTTCTCCGAGTGTCCATACTCGAGGGGGATCGCATACGGCAGGTTATTCACGATGTAGGCGACATCCCCTGCTTCCAGGCTACCCACCCCGGCAATGATTCTGCCGAGCGTATCCGCGCCATTTGGATCAATGGTCTCAAGCTCACCACTTGCAGGGCTGCCAATAGTGAATTGCCAATTCCCCCGGAATCGGCCTCCCACGTAACCAGCAGCCCCCTTGATCGCCATCGAGTCGTTGACCTTCAAGCCTTTACGCAGTCTCCCGCCCTTAGTGACATTGGCAGGATCAGAGCGCAGGGTTGCGTTGTGATTGGCTACTTCTTGGTTGTGCTGGGCAGCTACCGCGTTCTCGGCCCATAACTCTGGGTTGCCCACCGGAGAGAGCCTAATCAGTGCCTCCCCAACCTTGATCACGATTTCGCGAAAGCTCAGGTCAATGTCCTTCTTTGCCTCATCAGCAAATGCCTGGAGCTGAGCAGAAAAGCCACCGCTAAATCCTGAATACTTGTTCATCGCATCACCGAGGCTGAATACAGCAAATCAATGCCCGCGGGTGACACAGGCGTAACGCCAATCACCTTCCATTCTTCGCCATCAAGAATCACGACATGGCCTGGCGCTGGCGGCCACAGCATGCCTTTCGCGGCAATCTTGAGAGCTCGAATGTTCGATTCGATTAGCGTGCCCTCTTGGAACTTCTGATCGAACGCCTGAACGGTGCCCTGGCTCGCTGGGCGTACGATCGTCGTAATCACCTGCTCCTCTACGACACCTGGGCGGTTCTTCCCGATCGAGGTGTCGTACTTGCCTGCGATAGTCCGCCGAAGCGTAAGCGGCCGCCCAAACTCCGCCATCATGTCCAGGGTCATTTGAGCCATTTCGTCATAGAACTCCATGGTCTACCCCCGGATTAGTGCAATCTGGCTTGAGCTTCCAAGGAAACCTGTAAGCAAGGCAACACACGGACGTGTAGACACGGAAGTCTTCACGACCGGCGCCGCGTACTCGCGAGTTACAGCCCCGTCCACCGCCTCCTTTGTGATGGCTCCCTTCACGACCTTGGCTGCCGCTACATCCTCGGCATGAAGCTCAGCCGCCAGAGCCATCTGCGCTTGTTTGACCTGGGCGGGAATCGCATCGAGCTTGACCGCGAAACCATTGCGCACCACGCCCGATCGAGGCCATGAAAGAGCCTGGTCACCAGACACTGGGCTGCCCGCCCAGCGAAGACCATCAAGCTGCACAGCAGCACGGCGTAGCAAAGCTTCTTGAGCAGGTTCAGCATCTGGCACCTCCACGCCGTAATTGGCGGCATAGACCGCAAAGTCCGCGGCGCTGACAAACGAGTCGGCGCCGGAAACAATGGAACCGTCTTCGATGATCAGCATGGGTTACTCCGCCGGCAGGAGCGCTTTCAGCTCGTCCAGGGTTACGTCGTCGTTGAAGGTGATGCCTTTTTCGGTCAGCGCAACCTTCAGCTCGACGACCTTTTCAGCGACTTCGGCTTGATCCACCAATGCCTGCAGGTCCGGTTTCTTCGCTTTCGGGTCGAAGTCGATACCTCTTGCGGTCAGGACTTCGCGCAGTTTGGCGATGGGCATCTTGCCGTCTGCGTTGTTGTCAGCATCTTGCTCGGCAATCGCGTCGGCAATTTCTTGAGCGGTGCTGCGCGAGACGTAGCCTTCTGGCGGGTAGTTCGCTGCCGGGTAGCCCGCAGCTACGAACTCGGCCACAGTCGGACCATCTTCACGCAGAGCGGCGCCCTGCCACGAACAACCTTCAGGCTCGTCGGTCACGCCGAACTTCTCGGCATATGCCTTCGGCGCCATGCCGGTGACACCGTCGCATTCTTCTAGGCCGGCACCGTCGCTATATGCCAACGGGTTACGAATGGTCAGGCCATTGGCCTGGGCCGCAGCCTTCTGTTCGGCAGTGGCAACCCCAGGGATAAACCACAGAATCTTTTGCTTGATCATGAATGCCTCACCGGCGCCGAGCGAACCCGGCGCTCTTCAGGGTTACTTGGTTTTGACGAGAACGCCGGCGGTGTCCTTGTTGGAGGTGGCCACCTTGTCCCAGTTGGTCGAAGTGCCCAGCGCAACGTCAGTCGGCGATTTACCGCCGGCTGCGATGTCCCACGCATAGCCTTTCAGGCCTACGTTGTAGGTCCACTCGGCCTGGTAGGTGGTCTTGATGTTCTCGCCACCTGCGGTGTCCTGCAGAATGGCGTGGAAATCGCCATTGGGTTGCACGATGCCCGCGCCCTCGACCAAGCCCAGGGTGTTGTAGGTCGGAGTCGCACCCGGGTTGATCAGCGCGTCGGAGTCAGTCACCACAAACAAGCGACCGAAGGCATCGCGCATCACATTGACGGTGCCAAAGCTGAACAGCTGCTCGGCGTTTGTCAGCGCGTTGTCGTACAGCGAGTGCAGCACGGTGGAGTGCAGCAACCAGGCGCGAAGTGAGCCGGCGCGATCGCCAAACAGCGCGGAACCCTTGTTCAGGACACGGAACGTTGGAGCCGCCGCCGTGCCATCGTGCACCACCGCCGCGTTGCCCGACGTTGCCGCCACCAGGGCGCGGATACCGGCGTTAAGCTGGTCTTGCACCTGAGCGATGGCCAGCTGCTCGCCGATCTTGATTGCCGCCAGTTCAGGGTTCTGGAGGATCCAGGTGTACTGCTGCTTTTCGAACTCAATCGGCGGCGTACCGGCGGCGACTTTCACCGACACATTCAGCAGGTGCTCCAGGCGCTTGGCAGCCACAGCGCCAGAGCCGTAGGCGTTACGACGGCGAACCAGGCCGGCAATTTGTTTGAAGGAAGCGTCCAGCGAGAAGTCGCCCTGATTCTGGCCCGCAGCCAGTACCAAGGTGCCGCCAGAGGCCGCGTTGAACAGCTGCACCTGCTGATCCACAACCTCGGTCATGGCGGAGTAGGTTTGCTTGTTGAATACCTGAAGATCGAATGGCATAGAGCCCTCTCAGTGATGGATTACGCTTGCGACTGAGCCCAGGCCACTTTTTCGGCGTCGGTCTTGCAGTCGGCGAGCTTTTTCGGGGTGCCGGAATTGCCACCACCACCGTTCGGAGCGCCGCCGCCATTGGCGCCGGAGCCCTTCAGGATGTGGTCGCGGTGGGGGTACTGCGAGACAAGGGTTTCAATCGCTTCGTCGAAGTCGGCCAGCTCACCCGGGCGGGAGCGGCTGAAGATCTTCTGGCCTTGGGCGTCATAGGCGACGACCTTGCCGTCTTCGATCTTCAGGCTTTGCCCGAAGGTGGCCTGGACCATGTCGGCTGGAACTGCCAGCTTTTCGGCGATGTACTTCGAGCGGGCGAAGTTGCCACCGATCTTCTCGGCGTACAGTTGCTGTTCGAAGGTCTGCGCCTTGCCGTTGGCTTCATCCAGCTGGGTCTGGAAGGCTTTGCTGATCTCGTTGCGAACAGTGTCAATCTCGCCGGCGTCCACCAGCTGCTTCTGATCGAGTTTCGAGACGGTGTCGAGAGCCTTTTTGGCCGCCGCTGGGTCATCGATACCCTCGAAAGCCTTGAGAGCTCGTTCGGCAGTATCCTTGCCTTCGCGGTGATTCTTGGCTTCGGCATTCAAAGCGGTGATGCGGGATACGGCAGAGGCGGCATCGAACGGAATGTCCTTGCCGTCGTCGTGCGTGTATACCGGCTTGCCGTCCTGAATCTCAGCGTATTGCTTGCCGTCCACTTCAACAGTCTTGAGCTTCATCTTGTCTCCTGCGAGCCATCCGGCTCAGTGCGCCCCGTCCATCCGAACAGCGGGCATAAAAAAGCCCCGGCGGATGCCGAGGCTTAAAGGTGTTCGCGCCACGTTTTGGCGATATCGCATTTCGTGGCGCGCATTTATTTGAGGCGTTCGCGCAATTGCTCCATCGTGAGCAGCTTGCCCTTGTCGTTGTAGAAGGCGTCCAGCTTCAGACCGCCCTCGCGCATCATCTGCGCCCGCGTCACCCCAAGGATCTGATCCTGTCGCCCTGCCGACTGCTTGCTAAGCCATTCAGCGTAGGTCGTGCTCGCCGGCACCTGGCCGTCCATGCTGGCTCGGGTTGCGCCATCGTCGAAGCCGAGCGCCGCGGCACTCTTGAGCACCGGGAACTTGGTTGAGCGGCAGCACATGTGAATGCGCCCCGGCCGCGCCAGCCAGGGGATCTTGTGGCCGATCGGCTTGTAGGTCTTGAGCGTGTAAGGCAACTGGTCGCGAATGCGGCAGGTGCTGGAGGTCTTGTTATCCAGGGTGCTTAGCCACTGCACATGGCTGATGATGTCGCTGTTTGCCTCGTACGCGGCGTCACTGGCTGTTTCGGCGGTGTGGCCAATAGCTGAGCGCACAATCGTTTCGACGTCGCGCCGGGAGCGTTGCAGCAACCCGTCTTCGAAGTTCTCGCTTTTACGTCCGACGATCTGCTTGACGATATCGCTGGTCGTACGCCCCTCAACCACGCCTGAGCGAATTGCATCGCGGATGCGTGCGGCTCGATCAGCCTCAATGCCAGCCATCCATTCTTTGAGCAATCGCCCCTGAAAGGGTCTGGCTTGAACAATCGCCTTGGCCGCACTGAAGGCAACGCTCACCACTGGAAACTGAACCTGCACCGCACGCGGAAGAACGGATTCGACCAAGGCCTGCTGAAAGCTCAACTCGTAGACAAGCAAGTCATCAAGGTTGCGATTCAGCGCCTCATTGACCTCAAGGAAGGCTGTCGCATTCACCTGCAATACAGCCGACAGCACCTGGTTCATCGCCTCGACCGTCAAGACCGTGCCGACATTCTCCATTGCGTCAATCAGGCGTGACTTGAGTTCGGCGTCCCGGCCGTTGAGGATCGCGATGATCGCCCTCGCCTGGGCGTTACTGTAATGCGTCAGGTCGATAGCGTGACCAAGCATGGCGTCACGCAACTGCTGATTAATGCTCATTACAGCGTACCCAGTGCAGGGCCTTGCATCTCAATGCGGTCCTTCTCCACCGCCCAATCCAGCTCGTCGCTGATAACGCCGCGGCGCTGCATTTCGGAGTAGAGGGTCTCGTCGCTGATCTTCCCGGCGGAAGCCATGCTGATCAGGGATGGAAGGCTGACCTCGGGAGCAAAGTCGCTATCGAAGTTGCCGCGCATCTCGACATGCCCGCCATCAGGCAGGCCGCGATAGTCGGCAAGGATCTGGAGTAGCTGAGCGAGGCAGTCGGCGAACTGGCCGGCCATTCGCGCCAGAGGCGACAATTCCTGAGCGGCCTCTTCATTGGCCTGGGCTGCCGTTTTCACCTGCTGCTTGTCGCGCTGCAGCAGCTTTGCCCCTGCCATGCGCATCTCATCAATCAAGTCTTGCAGTGATTGGCGGCCGGCCTCGATTGCGGCGCCGGTGTGTTCGACATACTCAGCACTGCCATCCTTCGGCATGCGGGTTGCGCTGCCGGAGCTGATGACCAGCTTGAATTGATCGTCATCGGTGAACACGAACAGCAGCGGCACCCGGGCGACGTGCAGGAGGTTGTCCTGATCGCTCTGCGACTGCCAGTGCTTGACGTTGAGGTAGGCCAGCTCCAGCAATGAGGGCTTGGCGGTGAGCGCGCCGGTGCGGCCTGTGTAGAAGGTCACCAGCGGAATGTACGAGAGGCTGGTCGCGCCTCGCTCATGCAGCTCCCACGCCCCGCCTTTGTCAGGTTTACGGTAGGTTCGCCAAGAGCCAGGCTCCAGCACGCGAATCTGCTGAACGCTGGCGGTGCCAAACTCACCATCCGGCACCTCGACGGACTCCATGTAGCGAAACTGGGTCAGTTTGCCTGCAGTGAATCGCCAGCCCAGCACCTGATCAGGCTTCACAATGACCGCATAGGGCCGCACGCCCGCCTTGATCTCTTCGGCCCGCGTCTTGTAGAGCGGATTCCCCTCTGCATCTTGGGTCGGCTGGTAATCGATGAGCGCGTGACACAGCCCGTGACTCAACCCATTGCGGAACAGTTCGACCGACCATGAGTTGAGATCGTTGCCGGCCAGGTCAATGTCGCCACACAGGGTCTTGATGTCATCAGGAACATCCTCACCCAACTGCAGGGGCTCGGCGAACACTCGCGACGTCATGTTGCTGACTGTCTCGGCATATACCGGCAGCAGCGTGGACAGTGCCAGGCGCTCCTTGTAAGTGTCATCTTGCTCTGCGGGGTATTGCGGCAGCAGAACTTTGCCAACTGCGCGCATGGCAGATGTTCCGCCCATCAGCGGCGCAACAATGTCCCAGTAGGCACGCATGCGGTCCACCGCCGGAAGCGTGGCGCTTGGGTCATCACTCATGGTCAGATTCTCAGGGATTGGGTGGAGGTTGGTACAGGCTTGCGCTTGGTCATGGCGACCGCGAAGTAGCGGAAGCCGTCAGAGCCGTGGGATGTCTTGTCGTGCAGCGGCTTGTCTTTCCAGCAGCCGCGCTTGTCGTCCCATTCCTTGCGGTAGTTCTCAAGGTGGGTGATGCCTTCTTCGCACTTTGATTCGTCGAACACGCAGCGCGGCAGGATCTCCCGAGCCGCCTCGATGCCGGTGTCAACGCCTGTCTTGGGCACGACCTGGAACTTGATCGAGTACCGCTCTCCATCGATCTCATAGCCTTCTTTGGCGATGTCCTTGCGGCTCTTGGCATCGCTGCCGAACTCGCGGTTTTCGATGTCGTGCGGCCCCCAGTGCTCGGAATAGGTATAACCCTTGTTCTTGAGCACCTTCATGTAGTGCCGCAGGCCCTCGCCTGAGTTTTCGTAGTAATCAATGACGTGGTATTCGGTGCCGACCTGGCGCACGAACCAGATGGCCGTAGAGTCGCCGACGCCGATGTCCCAAAAGGTCATGACCGGAAGGTGCGAGTTGTTCGGTATCGCGCCTATGCGGCCTTCTGCGTAAAGCCTGGTGAACTGCTGGGCGTAGTAGGCGCCCTCTACCGACTGCTGGAAGGCCTCGACCGGGATCGACGGGTACTCGCGCTTCATGTCATCGCCGAGGGTCTTTTCCTTTGCGGTGTACCAGGCGCGCTGCCCGGGGTTCGTCTGGATGCCGTGCTTGGCCTCCAGGTCGTTGAAATAGTCAGTCAGGCGTTGCGGAATAACCGCCGTCGCCGGGTCCAGCCAGTACAGCGGGTTACGCCACCAGCTGAAGAAGAAGAATTTCCAGTCGAGAAGGCCCAGCGGCGTGCCGGACAGCTGCTGCTTCTCGGCGCTCTGCGAGTAGTCGAAGAAGTAGCCGGCCCGACCCTCCGCAGTCGATTCGATGGTGACGAAGCAATCTGCTGCCACCGCCTCGAAGGCGCCAGTGACGATCTCCCGCGCCTTATGTGGATACTTGGCGCAGATCTTTCCGAACTCGGAAACGTGCAGATAGCGCAGCGTGCCGCCCCGGAAGGAGGTACTGACGTAGAGCGAGCCGCCTTTGCTAAATACCAGCTCGCCCGCCGCGTCATTGCGCGCCGGGTTGGCCGCCTTGATCTCAGCCGGCAGGTTGTCATAGGCGTACTTGATCTTCTCCCGAAACAGGCGCTTGGCGTCCGTCAGGGTGTGAGCGATCAGCGCGCACTTGGCAGCCTCGAACAGCGCAGCATCCAGTTGGACGATGCAGACCAGAGTCGTAAACCCCAGCTGCCTCGCCTTGAGGATGATGTTTCGGGTGTGCATGCCCTGGAAGTAGTCGATCTGCTCCTGCGTCATGCGGAAGCGGACTTTCTTACCGTTCTTGTCGGTGATCCAGTAGAGATTGTTCAGGCGCCAGAACCGATCCCTGAGCAGCTTCAAGTGCTCGGGCTTCATGTCAGGCTTCCTTCGATAATTCATCCATCAGGTCAGACAGGCCGCTGACTGTCTTGTCGCCTTCCTCGGTGTCGAGGTTGTAGGCCTGGCGTTCGCCCTTGATCACCTTGAGCTGGGCGTCGACTCCAGCGTTCAGCGCGCGGGAGAAGTCGCCAAGATTGTCCTCGTCGATCTCGATATCACTCAGGGCTGCGCGAAGCTTGTTAGAGATTTCACGCCACTGCCCAAGGTCGGCCCGGTGAGCCAATACAACTGAGGCGGCTTCATCGGATGCCTCATCAACAATCTGCGCATCGTCACGCACTTCACGCTGCGTGACGTCGGTGCGTGAAGGGTTGCGTGAAAGCTTTTCCTTGGTCGCCGTACGAACCTGGTCGGTAAGGTCACGCTGCCAGCCATTCTTCTTGGCTCGACTGCGGATCGTTGCTTCGTTGGTGTCGTACTTTTCAGCTATTCCACGCAGTGAAAGCGACCCGGCCCGGTAGGCACGTTCGATCGCCTCCCAGTCGGGTTGCTTGGTTGTCATGGGGGATCCTTAGTCTTGGCTGTCCAGCAGCACATCAATCAGCCTCTGCCTACCCAGCCAATACACCAAGGCACCGCATGATTGAGCATTGCTCTCATTTGTGATTTCGAACGCATTTCAGTTGCAACAGACTGCTCATCGGATACCTATCAGAGTTGCTTGATCCGATGGCAAGTAGCCGCTATTCCTTAAAGTCATTGCCTGCAGTGATACTTAAGGAGAAGAGGATGCTGAATAA
Proteins encoded in this window:
- a CDS encoding major capsid protein, with translation MPFDLQVFNKQTYSAMTEVVDQQVQLFNAASGGTLVLAAGQNQGDFSLDASFKQIAGLVRRRNAYGSGAVAAKRLEHLLNVSVKVAAGTPPIEFEKQQYTWILQNPELAAIKIGEQLAIAQVQDQLNAGIRALVAATSGNAAVVHDGTAAAPTFRVLNKGSALFGDRAGSLRAWLLHSTVLHSLYDNALTNAEQLFSFGTVNVMRDAFGRLFVVTDSDALINPGATPTYNTLGLVEGAGIVQPNGDFHAILQDTAGGENIKTTYQAEWTYNVGLKGYAWDIAAGGKSPTDVALGTSTNWDKVATSNKDTAGVLVKTK
- a CDS encoding DUF4055 domain-containing protein — translated: MSDDPSATLPAVDRMRAYWDIVAPLMGGTSAMRAVGKVLLPQYPAEQDDTYKERLALSTLLPVYAETVSNMTSRVFAEPLQLGEDVPDDIKTLCGDIDLAGNDLNSWSVELFRNGLSHGLCHALIDYQPTQDAEGNPLYKTRAEEIKAGVRPYAVIVKPDQVLGWRFTAGKLTQFRYMESVEVPDGEFGTASVQQIRVLEPGSWRTYRKPDKGGAWELHERGATSLSYIPLVTFYTGRTGALTAKPSLLELAYLNVKHWQSQSDQDNLLHVARVPLLFVFTDDDQFKLVISSGSATRMPKDGSAEYVEHTGAAIEAGRQSLQDLIDEMRMAGAKLLQRDKQQVKTAAQANEEAAQELSPLARMAGQFADCLAQLLQILADYRGLPDGGHVEMRGNFDSDFAPEVSLPSLISMASAGKISDETLYSEMQRRGVISDELDWAVEKDRIEMQGPALGTL
- a CDS encoding terminase codes for the protein MKPEHLKLLRDRFWRLNNLYWITDKNGKKVRFRMTQEQIDYFQGMHTRNIILKARQLGFTTLVCIVQLDAALFEAAKCALIAHTLTDAKRLFREKIKYAYDNLPAEIKAANPARNDAAGELVFSKGGSLYVSTSFRGGTLRYLHVSEFGKICAKYPHKAREIVTGAFEAVAADCFVTIESTAEGRAGYFFDYSQSAEKQQLSGTPLGLLDWKFFFFSWWRNPLYWLDPATAVIPQRLTDYFNDLEAKHGIQTNPGQRAWYTAKEKTLGDDMKREYPSIPVEAFQQSVEGAYYAQQFTRLYAEGRIGAIPNNSHLPVMTFWDIGVGDSTAIWFVRQVGTEYHVIDYYENSGEGLRHYMKVLKNKGYTYSEHWGPHDIENREFGSDAKSRKDIAKEGYEIDGERYSIKFQVVPKTGVDTGIEAAREILPRCVFDESKCEEGITHLENYRKEWDDKRGCWKDKPLHDKTSHGSDGFRYFAVAMTKRKPVPTSTQSLRI
- a CDS encoding phage tail assembly chaperone; translation: MAKFSLAVKPTFKAKIQMPVHGGESVELEFEFKHRTRDQLAAWGKTMAKMTDLEMLEDILVGWNIEDPFNRESLELLIQNFYGAPMVLLVAYHDELKQARQKN
- a CDS encoding HeH/LEM domain-containing protein, whose product is MIKQKILWFIPGVATAEQKAAAQANGLTIRNPLAYSDGAGLEECDGVTGMAPKAYAEKFGVTDEPEGCSWQGAALREDGPTVAEFVAAGYPAANYPPEGYVSRSTAQEIADAIAEQDADNNADGKMPIAKLREVLTARGIDFDPKAKKPDLQALVDQAEVAEKVVELKVALTEKGITFNDDVTLDELKALLPAE
- a CDS encoding DnaT-like ssDNA-binding protein; this translates as MLIIEDGSIVSGADSFVSAADFAVYAANYGVEVPDAEPAQEALLRRAAVQLDGLRWAGSPVSGDQALSWPRSGVVRNGFAVKLDAIPAQVKQAQMALAAELHAEDVAAAKVVKGAITKEAVDGAVTREYAAPVVKTSVSTRPCVALLTGFLGSSSQIALIRG
- a CDS encoding phage tail terminator-like protein, with amino-acid sequence MSQALIKRAFEAALEVYANDKALPVAYPGQAFERPSGMYLSCHAIPALTDSLTLEGDHRLYSGTFQINVIFPAGDGTGDGDEIAQELADHFPLNARFGAVGVQVMTPMSIVAPIITDGLISIPASFSYRLDTN
- a CDS encoding DUF6651 domain-containing protein, whose product is MKLKTVEVDGKQYAEIQDGKPVYTHDDGKDIPFDAASAVSRITALNAEAKNHREGKDTAERALKAFEGIDDPAAAKKALDTVSKLDQKQLVDAGEIDTVRNEISKAFQTQLDEANGKAQTFEQQLYAEKIGGNFARSKYIAEKLAVPADMVQATFGQSLKIEDGKVVAYDAQGQKIFSRSRPGELADFDEAIETLVSQYPHRDHILKGSGANGGGAPNGGGGNSGTPKKLADCKTDAEKVAWAQSQA
- a CDS encoding phage tail protein, whose product is MPVRAKLSVGPCGRKGTTIAFSIPDGTTIHLGTTFGTPVSITAISNATTAVATAAGHSLSAGDIITVKSGWQRINERVFRVANPLASTFELEGLDTSDTTAFPAGTSAGSATKVLTFTQITQVIGISTSGGDQQYATVSPLEADFEIQIPTMYSAQSLSMEIGDDPSLVGYQALKKAADARAIRPLMMVNKNGSKIYYYGYVSLNETPTKNKGQVDTVNSSFSLLSRPTRYAS
- a CDS encoding DUF1799 domain-containing protein, with product MAAFGFSAEDFEVEVEVWPDCWASFECFAAMQTQWRTGMAGATGLDYVALEPVMRLQGIPKAERIHTFEDIRTMEMAALEVMQVKRER